In a genomic window of Amphiprion ocellaris isolate individual 3 ecotype Okinawa chromosome 13, ASM2253959v1, whole genome shotgun sequence:
- the hmgn7 gene encoding high mobility group nucleosomal binding domain 7, whose product MPKRKGDAGEEPQRRSARLSARPAPPKPDPKVKKAAKKEKAVNDKKEDKKTKKAKENAEAEANEENHSENGEAKTNEVEAAPEEAKEEAKSE is encoded by the exons ATGCCCAAGAGAAAG GGAGACGCAGGAGAGGAG CCCCAGAGGAGATCAGCTCGGTTATCAGCG AGACCGGCCCCACCCAAGCCGGATCCAAAGGTCAAGAAGGCGGCAAAG aaagaaaaggctGTGAATGACAAGAAGGAGGACAAGAAGACCAAGAAGGCAAAGGAGAACGCCGAGGCAGAGGCCAACGAGGAAAACCACTCTGAGAACGGAGAGGCCAAGACCAACGAG GTGGAGGCAGCCCCTGAGGAGGCCAAGGAGGAGGCCAAGTCCGAGTAG